TTTGGGATAGTTGGATGCAGAAATGGGAACAAGATGAAGCTTTCAAGAAACGGTCTGCACAAGCATCGCTAAACCGTTTGAGTGAGACAGGTGGCCTTGGGGCTGGTCCTTCCCGCCATACTGGGGGTTCTATATCTTCAGCAGAGCATAAAAGACGAATGgtgagaaatttaatttatttaatttgttaatatttaattttttttattaacatggttaattttatatcactttttttttagACACATGAGTTTGGGAGAGAGCCTACACTGATTGAATTGTTTGAACGAACTCATTCTAAAAAAACTGAGGAAGGACAGATCGTGTATGTCGACAGACGTTCTTCGAGTGTCGctgtaagttttttttaattgtaagtaatattatttttataattaacataaactttaatattcataattgatttattttattttcttcattaaactGTTGTAGGAAATGTATGGACAGTTGTTAGAGTAGGCAACTCAACCAAATGAAGGGTCTGAGGAGCCTTAGCAGCCAGATTGTGATCAGATATTCATCCAGGCTGCCGgggggaaaaataagaagaagaggatttatGGCACAGGATCTTTatcccaatcaaaattttctgacGTTGGCAGCTCATCCTCTGTCTCATCTGGTCTTAAtgaaaacccagttatataAGAAATGACAGAGAAATTAAAAGTGCAATCGGAGCAGATAAATTCGCAGGCGGAGCAAATAAATTCACAAGCAGAGCAGATAAATTCGCAGGCGGAGCAGATAAATTCGCAGGCTCATGAGTTGAGCGATGTTTGACGACAGATGTTTGAGATGCGATTTTTGATTGAACAACTTACTGCATCTACTCGCGGTattgttccttcttcttcttcttctcagccACAATCGACTCATCAACCTAACTCACCTAATGTTGATGATGATTTAGATGATTAGTTTTTGCAGTTATTTTTATGTAACGATTGGTATGTAACAGACAATTATATTAGCATTAAATAGACAATTATTAgtattttgtttgaatattaatttttatattataaatataaattttagaatttttatataatttgtttaataaataattataaataaattttaaaattaaaaaatatataacttttagcgacggaaataaattgtgtcgctaaaatttaaaaaaaaaattaatatattgcgACGGAATTATTTCGTCGcagtaaatttttaatatattttttcaatttttttaatttacttcaACGACGGAACATTCCGTCACTACaattaattctataaaaattcttaaacttatagcgacggaattttccgtcgctataattaattgaataaaaattcaaaaaaattcatagcgacggaattttccgtcgctataattaatttaaaaaaaattccaaaactactagcgacggaaaattccgtcgctatattaataataaaaaattctaaactaatagcgacggaatattccgtcgctaataaaaagaatttcttattttttttacaaaattgcgacggaatatttcgtcgcaatatttttaaaaaaataagaaattcttttttttatttagcgacggaatattccgtcgctgatatattttaaatattttattttttaaaaataatagcgacggaatattccgtcgctaataaaaaaagaatttcttatttttttaaaaaaaattgcgacggaatattttcgtcgcacttttaaaaaaaataaaaaattcttatttttcattagcgacggaatattccgtcgctatattttaaatattttatttttttacaataatagcgacggaatttaccgttgctaataaaaatataatttttttttatttttttttgtaaaatattgcgacggaattttccgtcgcaatttttaaaaaaataaacttagcgacggaaatatttccgtcgctaagaCGTCGCTAATATAGCGACGGATCTgtcgcaaaaaaaaattagcgacgcagactttagcgacggaaaaagtCCGTCGCTAAAGACATTTTGCGACGGATTTTTGGATTTCgcgacggaaatattccgtcgctaaatcccgaaattcttgtagtgttacCATCTCATGTTTTTTTCTTGTCAGACTCTTTGATCCTCCAATGTGTGGGATTGTCAATTTAGATcgattttcactattttttagACACATCTCCAACATATCTAACAAGAACATCATTAgttgaattataattatttagttgTATAAAGATTAGTAATCTTGTTTAAcaataagaatataaattttagttatCTCCTTTGGAATAATAAGTTAAATAGAGTTTATTACCTTTATTCAATATAATAATGAACTGTATTTGGCTATAATATAACCTGTGTGacaatttaaatatacaattttttttaatcaaaaagaagaaataaaagtaaCTTATATGATAACAGAATCTTCATTTTATTAGTATTTTGGCAAATCAAATGACaactattttgaaaataaacagATAATAGAATCTAGAAATGTGTATGCCTTCAGGAATATGAATGTTATGATGTTGAAGGGTTGAATAGCTGTATCATCTGTTCAGAACAAATTACAACTAAATACACAGACACAAATATGGAACAAATGAATTAGCTGTACCATCATCTGTTTAGAGGGTAAGTATCACAAAAGTAAAGGATGCCCAGCTTTTGCATTTTCCATTAAAGATCAGAACAACCcgactaaaaaaataataataataaaatttgatggCTTTTCCCTGTTCCAacattaaagtttaaagttGGCCCATTTTgtaaataagtttaaaaaaccAAAGGTACACCCAACAGTATATCCAATTAATAGTATTCCAGATGCCACTACTCAAAGCTGTGTAAGGTTTGATATTTCATCTTCCAAATAATATGTATACTTGACAAAAAATTCATTctcccaaaaaaaagaaaaaaaataaagcattaaaTAACAGTAACTATATAAAGGGATTTTCAACCACAACTTTTATGATAATCAAGATGATGATTTAGCTTCTCTAATACGTCCATGTTCAACTTTTATGATATTCAAGATGATGATTTAGCGTACCTGAAAGTTGGTCTGTGAAGCTGGAGGAAGCGGAACCGAGGCCGATCTGGAGGTGGTGGCGACAACCGGAGGCAGAGGTGGAGGCAACGACGACAACTAGAGGCAGAGGTAGCGGCGAAGACCGGAGGCGGAGGTGAAGGCGGAGGCAACGATGACAACCGAACGCAGATGCAGTGGTGAAGACCGGAGGCGGACGCTTAGGTGGAGGCGGATGGGTCGACGACAACGAATGGGTCGACGacgatagagagagagagtaagaagGGGGTAACTTAGGGTTTTCAGAGGGGAAATGGGGGGATTTGGGGAAAGCTCGCTGAAATTTGGGGATTTGGGTGGGgggaattttttgattttatttaaaatatttatttgtcaaatgaaaataaaattatttatgaaaataatattattaattatttgattgaattttactaaaataacttatgattatgataa
The Diospyros lotus cultivar Yz01 chromosome 12, ASM1463336v1, whole genome shotgun sequence DNA segment above includes these coding regions:
- the LOC127787522 gene encoding uncharacterized protein LOC127787522 — protein: MTGVRGRYRAGRSGSRPNSSGSTAASTSSTATPHISGDISLASLPSVSPVATPAVASSPTLPTESPKWEQDEAFKKRSAQASLNRLSETGGLGAGPSRHTGGSISSAEHKRRMTHEFGREPTLIELFERTHSKKTEEGQIVYVDRRSSSVAEMYGQLLE